Sequence from the Salvelinus alpinus chromosome 27, SLU_Salpinus.1, whole genome shotgun sequence genome:
AAGTGCTATCTACAAAGAGACAGCACACCATGACAAATAAGTTAGGACCTTCAAAACACAGGCAAACAGCAACCACTAGCAGCTGTTCAGGCTACTTTTTAACCTGATAGTCATTCAGTTCTCAAGAAATGAAACTAGATTTCCTACATAGGGTGTGGCTAAAGGCTTCAGTTACACAAAGGCTTCGTTTACACAGACAGCCTAATTCTGATATAGTTTTTCActtattggtcttttgaccaatcagatcagctctgaaaaagatctgatgtgaaaaggtCTGACGTTATTGGTCAGAAGACCAACTagtggaaaaaagatcagaaatGGGCTGCCAGTCTAAACACAGCCTTAAGGATCAGAGTCAGTATGTATAGATACAAACATATGATTGGAACATTTCATCAAGGAACTGCCATACAGTGGGGAGACATCAACTGAAGGCTGCCAATCTGAAACTCTACAATCAAGCAGTAAGTCTCCAAACAAAGTAAGTTATTGTAGGTTATGTTAAAGAAATAATTACATTTCATTAGAcaaaaatttgatttaatttgtacATATGTAAATTATAATTAGCTTATGTCATGTAATATGGTATGAGCCTGTAACTTTAGTACAATAATAACATATGTACTGTACACTTTTGAAACAGTCAAAATTACCTTTATAGTTTAATCAAAATCCATATTATAGTTCATCCAACCTAAAAAGTGTAGTTCAGATGATGATATCAATCTGTAAGTAAGggggcatttttcctattttgttgccttacaacctggaataaagtgcctaccactttgaagatgcagaatatttttattgtgaaacaaaaaaacggaaaacttgagagtgcataactattcaccctccccccaaagtcaatactttgtagagccaccttttgcagcaattacagctgcaaatcTCTTGGGGtatgctataagcttggcacatctagccacggggatttttgcccattcttcaaggcgaatctgctccagctccttcaagttggatgggttctgctggtgtacagcaatatttaagtcataccacagattctcaattggattgaggtctgggctttgactaggccattccaagacatttaaatgtttccccttaaaccactcgagtgttgctttagcagtatgcttagggtcattgtcctgctggaaggtgaacctccatcccagtctcaaatctctggaagactgaaacaggtttccctaaagtatttccctttatttagcatcatccatcattccttaaattctgaccagtttcccagtccctgcagatgaaaaacatccccacagcatgatgctgccaccaccatgcttcactgtggggatgctgttctcggggtgatgagaggtgttgggtttgcgccagacatagatTTTTCCTtgatttttgtctcatctgaccagagtaccttcttccatatgtttgtggagtctcccacatgccttttggcgaacaccaaatgtgttttcttattttttctttaagcaatggcttttttctggccactcttccgtaaagcccagctctgtggagtgtacggcttaaagtggtcctatggacagatactccaatctccgctgtggagctttgcagctccttcagggttatctttggtatctttgttgcctctctgattaatgccctcattgcctggtctgtgagttttggtgggtggccctctcttggcaggtttgttgtggtgccataatctttcaattttttaataatggatttaatggtgctccgtggatccgtacttctccacaaccctgacctgtttggagagctccttggtcttcatggtgccgtttgcttggtggtgcccgttgcttagtggtgttgcagactctggagcctttcagaacaggtgtatataatgagatcatgtgacagatcatgtgatacttagattgctcgcaggtggactttatttaactaattatgtgacttctgaaggtaattggttgcaccagatcttatttaggggcttcatagcaaaagggtgaatacatatgcacgcaccacttttccgtttaatttaaaataaaataaaaaatttaaacaagtaattgtttttcatttcacttcaccaattttgactattttgtgtatgtccattacatgagatccaaataaaaatagatttaaattacaggttgttatgcaacaaaataggaaaaaacgccaagggggatgaatacttttgcaaggcactgtatgtactgtacactaTTTAAACAGTCAAAATGACCTTTATAGTTGCACCAATATCCATGTTATAGTTCATCCAACCTAAAAGTGTAGTTCAGATGATGATATTAATCTGTAAGTAAGGGGGACTTaacatgttatttatttttccaaGTCAGGGATGGATGTTAGTAAAACCATCCTGACAACTTTTTAAAAAAGAAGGCTAATTGGTTCCAGTTAATTGGGAGAGCCACTTTAACAGTGCTCTTGGATACAAACTGTTGTTCAGATACTTTTAATGAATGTCTGATTGAACTACTGTACAGGTTATTCACTCATTGTGGATTGACAAGAGCTATCTACATCTACCAGACCGCAGATCTTCCATCAAGCAGCTATGTCCAAACCTGGAACAAAAAGGTAGATTGTATCACGGTAACAATTCaaatctagtgtgtgtgtgtgtgcaaagaaATATACATTATTTGTAGCCTACTAAATAGGTGCGGAGAGCAGAATTGCATGTCTGTTCaacaaacattttaaatgttttatttttatcttAGGGAAATGAAGGTGCGTTATAATGACAGAGATGTAAAGGAGAACTTTTCCAGTCGAGAGCATAAGAATATCGCCACATTGAAACAAGAGAAGACCCTTTTAGAAGAGCCAGGAATAGATAGATACCTATCAAAAGACATTGCACCATACCCAGAAGCACCAGAGTTCCATCTGTCCAAAGTTGCCCATGTCACTACAAAAGGAGGCCTTGATGGAATCTTGAAATCAGGTGGATTTAAGGGGGGTGAGAAGAGTTTCCTGTGGTGCAATCTTCCTGTGGATGATGACGATATCATTGCAGCAGAACGCCGTTACCTGGAGAAGATCTTCCCTGACAGAACACCTGAGCAGAGGCAGATGCAGCAACCCTTCCTCAGCAAGTTCACCACCTCACCTGCCTTCAGGAAGGCATCACGCTTTGGGAACTTCAGGTTCACTTTCAGTCTGTCTGATCTCCTGATGATGTACAGTCAGCAGATCTGTGGTGGAAAACAGCCTGTCCTGAGAGTGTATGAGACTGTAGTCTACAAACAAGAGATCATGTACACAGTGCTTGTTCACAGTCCAGATGATAAGGAATTTGAGAAGTACCCAGTTCttggtgatggtagtgatgatgctGTCTGTGCTTACATGAGGGGCAACATTGTCTGGCGTGCACAAGCCATGTCTAAAACCCATGCCTTTGGGTTAGCCATAGATGAAGTTAACCAAAATGTAGGAACAGAAGGCGGGGGGAATGCATGGTACATGTGGGACCATGTGACACTGGCGTTCCACCTGCCTGAAGGTCAGGCCCTACATTTTGACATGGAGATTGTGATCAAAAACCTTACTACTTGTGATGCCGATGAAATGTTTATTGGAGTGAAATGTCGCAGAAAAGGGCACGAGTGTGTGGGTACATGTCCATGTGGAAAGTGTCTCGTACCCCTCACCACAGCTGATGAAATAGTTGAGGGCATATCATGTGATTCCAAAACCAACTGTTGAAGTTTGTCTTTTTCCCTCCAGTAGCTTATTCAAAAAGCCTATGATTAGGGAAATTAATTCAATCAGGTGTGGTGTTTTAACTTGACTGAAAAAAATGTGACAGCATCATCTTTTGTCATATAAGATTTATACCAATAATGTAGTTAACCAACAGTTTCAACAAATTGTGCATCATCATGAAATGGTGTTGTGTCATAGTTCTGTAGCCTTTTCCCATAGCACTCGAGTGTCCCCAGTGATTATGTTAATGTAGGCTCTAGtacttaaacattttttttttttaatcatcttTTTTTCTAAACATTGTTGTAATTTCCTTTCCAACCTATCCCTGGATAAAGTGATGATGCATCTAAAAAAAATACTTTGTCTGCTTTGGCAATAAATTCCAAGAATGACGACACAATCGTTGCCTGGTTTTATTGTGACCTGCTACAAGAGATTTCATTTAAACGGCCTGCTTCAATTTCCATCATCCCGACAAATGATCATGATAATGCCTACAAACATTTCTCTAAAGGGTTTAGTATTTGAAGATAGTGTGGTTTAATATGTCAGCAATGACAACTATTTTTTAACAAccaacaaatgttttattttcttgtTGCTTATTTCAGCTTTGCTTTCAGAAAATGTTACCCTAAAATGTATGAGCTCACCTCTGATCAGAATATTATAATTGATCATATACAGTACACGAAGGAATGGGAGTCCTCAAACAGCAATCCCTTGATCCCACATAAACAGATGACTGTAACAATCACTGGACGGGTACCACTCCCACTGGACCCATGCTGACAGCTTTCATTTTTTcccattcaaatatttttttattgaacacacacaagaaTGGTGTATAGGTATAAAAGACAAGTATACAATTCTAATCTAAACATAAAAGAGCAGACAAACAACAAGACCCAGAATTCTgggtacaaaacaaatattacaaaacaagacatacagaacaaggacaggtagaaagaaagagggtagatgtcaccccccccccccccccccttattccCCCCTATTCCCCTCCCAACTGCTTGGGTGGCGGGGCAAGCACATGCTGCCCAAAGGTAGATTAAAATATTACAATTGAGAGCGCGTTAAAATGTACAAGTTCACAGCGCCGACTGGTCCAAGTAAGAGAGGAAAGGCTGCCAAATTTGATCAAATGTTGATCATTTATTGTTCAGATTATATCTAATTCTTTCTAAGTATACAGTGTTTGCCAATTCGCTGAGCCATAATTTGGTAGAGGGAGCTTCCCTATttttccaaaacaacaagatAATTATTTTTGCCGAAATGAGACTGTAAGAGATGAGTTGTTTTGGGGGGTTGGTTAATCCGTTTAGGGATTCAGACACTCCCAGGATTATCAGAAGCGGGTCTGGGTCTATTGAAGTCTCCAGAATTTCAGAGAGGATCCTAAAaattccacaccaataaccatacAAGTTAGAGCATAGGGCAAAGCAGTGGAGTAGTGTACCCTGTGCAGCCTGACATGTATCACACATAGGGGATGTATCAGGAAATATCCTATGCAGTTTAGTTTTGGAATAGTGTAATCTGTGTAATACCTTGAATTGTAAGAGATGATGTCTGGAGTTAATGGAGCAGGTGTGGATATACTCCAAGCTATCTTCCCAGTCTGCCACAGAAATGTCAGCCCCTAGTTCTTCCTCCCATTTTGCCTTAATGGCATCTGTAGAAGGTATGCTAACAGATTGAAAAgtgtcatatacagtggggagaacaagtatttgatacactgctgattttgcaggttttcctgcttacaaagcatgtagaggtctgtaatttttatcataggtacacttcaactgtgagagacggaatctaaaacaaaaatccagaaaatcacattgtatgatttttaagtaattagtttgcattttattgcatgacataagtatttgatcacctaccaaccggctctcacagacctgttagtttttctttaagaagccctcctgttctccactcattacctgtattaattgcacctgtttgaacttgttacctgtataaaagacacctgtccacacactcaatcaaacagactccaacctctccacaatggccaagaccagagagctgtgtaaggacatcagggataaaattgtagacctgcacaaggctgggatgggctacaggacaataggcaagcagcttggtgagaaggcaacaactgttggtgcaattattagaaaatggaagaagttcaagatgacggtcaatcaccctcggtctggggctccatgcaagatctcacctcgtggggcatcaatgatcatgaggaaggtgagggatcagcccagaactacacggcaggacgaaggtgctcctaatgttttgtacactcagtgtatgtggtgTTTAATTATCTATAGATCTATTTAATATGCTTCCCATGCAAAGGTTGCAATGCCATTTCAATAATGTGCGTCTGCAAAGGGACACCTTTTTGGTTTAGAATATAAAAGTATCCATTTAGTAGCTCTCTGTCTCCTGCAGGTGATGTCATTTCCTGCTAACGGCTATGGCCTGTACAACATGGTGGGGAATGCATGGGAGTGGACATCTGACTGGTGGACTGTTCACCACACTAAGGACGATAATACACAAACACGTTTATTTTATGTGGCACTCATATCTGTGAGGATTTCCTCTTCATGTTCTGatattttctctcctctcttttacaGACAGGACCACCACCAGGCAGAGACCGAGTGAAGAAAGGAGGCTCCTACATGTGCCATAAGGTAACCAAGATAACCATTAACTAAAGGGTTATAACTATACCACGGCCAATACTGATGCAGATGTGTAGTGTCAGAATAGCAGTGAACACCAAGGAAAGGCAGCGCTTTAGCTTAGTGCAGTGTAGTCCAGTACAGTGGGCCTTTCTGTATGGAGGGGCCTGTTGTCTCTGTGTGGGTGGTTCAGAGACCGGCTAGGCTCTGGTGTGTATTTGACTTCTATGTCCATGTAGACTAGCCTGACTCAGCTACCAAAGCTAGAGGGAGAGTCTTTCATCTTGACTAACACAATGTATTGTTGTAATTGGTAATGCAAgggagctgcaaaaaacactcaaactggacagttttatctccatctgtacattcaaagactcaatcatggactctTACTGAAACTTGTGGCTGCTTCATGTGATGTATTGTTCTCTAACTTTTTGCCCTtcatgctgttgtctgtgcctaacAATGTTTGTACTATGTTGTGctgctgctatgttgtgttgctaccatgtttgtgttgttgttgtgttgtcttatgtctctctttatggagtgttgtggtgtctctcttgtcgtgatgtgtgttttgtcctacttgttttttaaatgtatttttatcccagcccgtgtccccacaggaggccttttgcctcttgttatgccatcattgtaaataagaatgtgttcttaattgacttgcctagttaaataaagaagtTGCTAGGCTATCTTCCACAGTATACTGAGCTGTTAGCCCCACCTCCTCGGAGAAGCAACTGGTGACACAACCAGTCTGCCCACGAGCTCTGGTTGCGTTGGTGATGCGATGGACAGCATGCAAAACGAGTCCTGAGCACAGAGCTGGAATTGTTTCATCTGAAGGAGTCTTGTGAAGGAGGAAAGGACTTCATTTAAATAGCCTTTATGAATCTAAAACACACATTGGCCTTGTTTGAATTCTTACTTACTTTTAATACTTATACTTGAGTAATAAAGCAATAATACGAGAGGGTGTGGTttacgtttatttatttttttcagggCTGTGCTGCAGTCGTAGGTACGAGGCATATCTGATCTATCCAGTTGTTGGATCAGTGAGTAGGTCTTCCAGGGAGCATGGAACTAATGGTGCATTTAGAAAAACATTCAAAACAGGACCTTAGATTCAATCGCTGTAATTTACATGCAAATGTCtgcttctctttttctctctctaccactccagTCCTACTGTTACAGGTACAGGTGTGCAGCACGTAGTTAGAACACCCCTGACAGCTCTGCCTCTAACCTAGGGTTCCGCTGTGTCTCCCGGGAGCCACCTAGCTAGAAATCGTAGCATACGTTTGCAAATTCGTAGCAGAAttcggggctgtagtggagcgggccgagagcttcaagttccttcgtgttcacatcaccagcaaactaacatggt
This genomic interval carries:
- the LOC139556273 gene encoding uncharacterized protein encodes the protein MSKPGTKREMKVRYNDRDVKENFSSREHKNIATLKQEKTLLEEPGIDRYLSKDIAPYPEAPEFHLSKVAHVTTKGGLDGILKSGGFKGGEKSFLWCNLPVDDDDIIAAERRYLEKIFPDRTPEQRQMQQPFLSKFTTSPAFRKASRFGNFRFTFSLSDLLMMYSQQICGGKQPVLRVYETVVYKQEIMYTVLVHSPDDKEFEKYPVLGDGSDDAVCAYMRGNIVWRAQAMSKTHAFGLAIDEVNQNVGTEGGGNAWYMWDHVTLAFHLPEGQALHFDMEIVIKNLTTCDADEMFIGVKCRRKGHECVGTCPCGKCLVPLTTADEIVEGISCDSKTNC